In Tripterygium wilfordii isolate XIE 37 chromosome 15, ASM1340144v1, whole genome shotgun sequence, one DNA window encodes the following:
- the LOC120016416 gene encoding homeobox-leucine zipper protein HDG11-like, giving the protein MEYGSRGGGGGGGSGSVGDHDSSENQRRKKRYHRHTAYQIQSLEGMFKECPHPDEKQRLQLSRELGLAPRQIKFWFQNRRTQMKAQHERADNCALRAENDKIRCENIAIREALKNVICPSCGVTPVTEDCYFDEHKLRMENAQLKEELDRVSSIAAKYIGRPISQLPPVQPLHMSSLDLSMGSFGGHGFGGPSLDLDLLPGSSSSLPNLPFQPIRISDMDKSLMTDVAANAMEELLRLLQTNEPLWMKSSTDGRDVLNLESYERMFPRPNSHLKNPNVRIETSRDSGVVIMNALALVDMFMDPNKWVELFPAIVSVAKTMEVVSPGVLGSLSGSLQLMYEELQALSPLVPTREFYVLRYCQQIEQGLWAIVNISYDFPQLASQCRSHKLPSGCLIQDMPNGYSKVTWVEHVEVEEKTPIHQLYKDLIHSGLAFGAERWLATLQRTCERLACLMASSNSTLNLGGVIPSPDGKRSMRKLCQRMVSNFCACVSTSTSHRWTTLSGVNEGGVRVTLQKSTDPGQPNGVVLSASTTFWLAVSPQNVFNFFKDERTRTHWDVLSNGNPVQEVAHIANGSHPGNCISVLRALNTSQNNTLILQESCIDQSGALVVYCPVELPYINIAMSGEDPSCIPLLPSGFTISPDGRYDHGGGASTSASTQGNMARSAGSLMTVAFQILVSNLPSAKLNLESVTTVNNLISTTVHHIKTALNCPSS; this is encoded by the exons ATGGAGTACGGAagtagaggaggaggaggagggggaggAAGTGGGTCCGTTGGGGACCACGATTCCTCCGAGAACCAGAGGAGGAAGAAGCGCTACCACCGCCACACAGCCTACCAGATTCAGAGCCTCGAAGG AATGTTCAAGGAGTGCCCACACCCAGATGAGAAGCAGAGGTTGCAGTTAAGCAGGGAGTTGGGTTTGGCTCCTCGACAGATAAAATTTTGGTTCCAAAACAGGAGGACCCAGATGAAG GCCCAACACGAACGAGCAGATAACTGTGCACTTCGGGCAGAGAACGACAAGATCCGATGCGAGAATATAGCAATCAGAGAGGCATTGAAAAATGTGATCTGCCCGTCTTGTGGAGTAACTCCGGTGACTGAAGACTGCTATTTCGATGAACATAAATTGCGAATGGAGAACGCCCAATTGAAGGAAGAG CTTGATAGAGTCTCTAGCATTGCTGCAAAATACATAGGGAGACCAATTTCGCAACTCCCTCCTGTACAACCTTTGCATATGTCTTCGTTAGATTTGTCGATGGGGAGTTTCGGTGGCCATGGATTTGGTGGTCCTTCTCTTGATCTTGATCTTCTACCAGGAAGTTCTTCAAGTCTACCAAATTTGCCCTTCCAACCAATTAGAATATCAGACATGGATAAGTCCCTCATGACTGATGTTGCTGCCAACGCTATGGAAGAATTGCTCAGGCTCTTGCAAACCAATGAACCTCTGTGGATGAAGTCGAGCACTGATGGGAGAGATGTTCTTAATCTTGAAAGCTATGAGAGGATGTTCCCTAGACCCAATAGTCATTTGAAAAACCCAAATGTAAGGATAGAAACATCAAGGGATTCTGGTGTTGTAATCATGAATGCTTTGGCCTTAGTTGATATGTTCATGGACCCT AACAAGTGGGTGGAGCTTTTCCCTGCAATTGTATCTGTTGCAAAGACAATGGAAGTTGTATCACCTGGAGTATTGGGTAGCCTCAGTGGTTCTTTGCAACTG ATGTATGAAGAGTTGCAGGCGCTTTCACCACTCGTGCCGACCCGGGAATTCTACGTTCTCCGTTACTGTCAGCAAATTGAGCAAGGCTTGTGGGCTATTGTTAATATCTCTTATGATTTTCCCCAGCTTGCATCGCAATGTCGATCACATAAGCTGCCTTCAGGATGCTTGATTCAGGACATGCCTAACGGGTACTCCAAG GTAACTTGGGTGGAACATGTGGAAGTAGAAGAGAAAACCCCTATTCATCAGCTTTACAAGGATCTCATTCACAGTGGCTTGGCATTTGGGGCAGAAAGGTGGCTTGCCACTCTTCAGAGGACGTGTGAAAGATTGGCTTGTCTTATGGCGTCGAGCAATTCGACCCTAAATCTTGGAGGAG TAATTCCATCACCGGATGGCAAGAGAAGCATGAGGAAACTTTGTCAGAGGATGGTGTCCAATTTCTGTGCTTGTGTGAGCACATCAACCAGCCACCGATGGACTACACTTTCCGGAGTGAATGAGGGCGGAGTTCGAGTTACCCTTCAGAAGAGCACAGATCCTGGCCAACCAAATGGTGTAGTCCTCAGCGCATCGACCACATTTTGGCTTGCAGTTTCTCCACAAAATGTCTTCAACTTTTTCAAGGATGAAAGAACACGAACTCAT TGGGATGTCCTGTCTAATGGCAATCCAGTGCAAGAGGTCGCTCACATTGCTAATGGTTCACATCCTGGGAACTGTATATCAGTTCTTCGA GCCTTGAATACCAGCCAGAACAATACTTTGATACTTCAAGAGAGCTGCATAGACCAATCTGGTGCACTTGTGGTCTACTGTCCAGTTGAACTACCTTATATAAACATTGCAATGAGTGGTGAGGATCCTTCTTGCATCCCTTTACTGCCATCTGGTTTCACCATATCACCTGACGGTCGTTACGACCATGGTGGTGGTGCCTCAACAAGCGCAAGCACTCAAGGAAACATGGCTAGGTCTGCGGGTTCACTCATGACGGTAGCGTTTCAGATATTAGTAAGCAACTTGCCATCAGCTAAGCTAAACTTGGAGTCAGTGACCACTGTCAATAACCTTATCAGCACCACTGTCCACCATATTAAGACAGCCTTGAATTGTCCTAGTTCCTGA